The Glycine soja cultivar W05 chromosome 3, ASM419377v2, whole genome shotgun sequence genome window below encodes:
- the LOC114404868 gene encoding uncharacterized protein LOC114404868: MTLKSPKAIWDYLKEEYAGDDRIRSMQVLNLRREFKLQRMKESETIKEYSNKLLGIANKIKLLGSDFADSRIVEKILVTVPERYEASIASLENTRICRKSHWQKCYTPYKLKSSEG, translated from the coding sequence ATGACTCTTAAATCACCCAAAGCAATTTGGGATTATCTAAAAGAGGAATACGCTGGAGATGATAGAATACGAAGCATGCAAGTGCTAAATTTAAGGAGAGAATTTAAGCTTCAAAGGATGAAAGAGTCAgagacaatcaaagaatactcaAATAAATTGTTGGGTATTGCCAACAAGATAAAGTTGTTGGGAAGTGATTTTGCTGATTCGAGAATTGTAGAGAAAATTTTGGTAACGGTGCCGGAGAGGTATGAAGCATCTATAGCTTCATTGGAGAACACAAGGATCTGTCGAAAATCACATTGGCAGAAGTGCTACACGCCCTACAAGCTCAAGAGCAGCGAAGGTTGA
- the LOC114406043 gene encoding macrophage migration inhibitory factor homolog, with product MPCLYISTNINLDGVNIDPIFSQATTAVSTIIGKPEKFVMVILKGSVPISFEGNKEPAAYAEIVSMGGINPEVKRKLINTIGTILQSNLSIPRTRFFLKVFDTTLFRTKSKM from the exons ATGCCTTGCCTTTACATCTCCACCAACATAAACTTAGATGGAGTTAACATCGATCCAATCTTTTCTCAAGCCACCACTGCAGTTTCCACAATCATCGGCAAACCAGAGAAG TTTGTGATGGTCATATTGAAGGGGTCAGTGCCAATATCTTTTGAGGGTAACAAAGAACCAGCTGCATATGCTGAGATAGTTTCAATGGGTGGTATAAATCCAGAAGTGAAGAGGAAGCTAATTAATACCATTGGCACCATATTGCAGTCCAACCTATCTATACCAAGAACAAGATTTTTTCTCAAAGTCTTTGACACAACACTATTCCGTACTAAATCCAAAATGTAA